A stretch of Clostridia bacterium DNA encodes these proteins:
- the xdhA gene encoding xanthine dehydrogenase molybdenum-binding subunit XdhA, with protein sequence MEFVVSDTKPKQKKEYQHIGQVRTRTDAKPKVTGKAKYIADTRTNDMLYGKILWSTKAHANIKSIDTAEAEKLSGVHSVLTWKDMPRVKYCPQGHPFPDDSPRDKYILDNKVRFVGDYVAAVAAETPEIANQAVKLIKVEYEELPSVFSPEKAIQVAADNKNAEIHEGTGNLLDQNFYEFGDVKKGFSTADLVFEDEFRTPIVQHCPIETHITKAYFEDSGRLVVHASTQIAFHLRRILSQALDMPIGNIRVVADYVGGGFGSKEDVTLEPITAMLAIKTKRPVLLEFSREENMVSTRTRHSTIIKLKTGITKDGKITTRTMDVLSNTGAYAAHGHGIVYNMSAQFPNLYPTDNISFKGTSVYTNIPVASAMRSYGISQLNFAMESHMDNIAKKMGMDPIELRRRNIIKLGFKDPQNYFTIDSCGVEECIRIGENLTNWKKKRARYAKETGEFKKGLGMACFSYGSNTFPFNEEIAGARIKLNEDGSATLFIGASEIGQGSNTVMAQIAAEELGISYNRVKVISVDTDICPFDLGAYASRQTNMTGAAVYKAAVMCREDLLKYTAEAMKVDVDTLIARDDWIWDKNTDEKLIEISKAAMNAYYHHSNPIAISHEIYHKPNNDPLSFGAVFVDVAVDSLTGKINIKKIWAIHDSGTIINHKQAEGQVEGGVSMGLAYGLSEQILIDPKTGKVLNDNLLDYKIPTVMDMPELDVIFVETNEPSTAYGQKSLGEPPVVSVAPAIRNAVLNALGVPLNEIPLTPQRVFEGLTKMQEA encoded by the coding sequence ATGGAGTTTGTTGTAAGTGATACCAAGCCTAAACAAAAGAAGGAATACCAACATATTGGGCAGGTTAGGACTCGTACGGATGCTAAACCCAAGGTAACAGGTAAAGCTAAGTATATTGCAGATACTAGAACGAACGATATGCTTTATGGAAAAATACTTTGGAGCACAAAAGCTCATGCTAATATAAAGAGCATTGATACGGCAGAGGCTGAAAAACTTTCAGGAGTCCATAGCGTATTGACGTGGAAGGATATGCCGCGAGTAAAGTATTGTCCACAAGGACATCCTTTTCCAGATGATAGTCCCAGGGATAAGTATATTTTGGATAATAAAGTACGATTCGTCGGTGATTATGTGGCTGCGGTAGCAGCCGAAACACCAGAAATTGCCAACCAGGCAGTTAAGCTCATTAAAGTCGAATACGAGGAACTACCATCTGTATTTTCACCTGAGAAGGCTATTCAAGTTGCTGCAGATAACAAGAATGCTGAAATTCATGAAGGAACCGGAAATTTACTTGACCAAAATTTTTATGAATTTGGAGATGTGAAAAAGGGATTTTCTACTGCAGACCTAGTGTTTGAAGATGAATTTCGAACCCCTATTGTCCAGCATTGCCCGATTGAAACGCATATTACCAAAGCTTATTTCGAGGACAGTGGCAGACTAGTAGTCCATGCATCAACACAAATTGCATTTCACCTTAGAAGGATTCTTTCCCAAGCATTGGATATGCCTATAGGGAATATTAGGGTAGTGGCAGACTATGTGGGTGGTGGATTTGGTAGCAAGGAAGACGTGACGTTAGAACCCATTACGGCCATGTTGGCAATCAAAACCAAGAGGCCGGTATTGCTAGAGTTTTCTCGTGAAGAAAACATGGTATCTACTAGAACGAGGCATTCGACGATTATTAAGCTGAAGACTGGTATTACAAAGGATGGAAAGATTACAACTAGAACCATGGATGTGCTCTCCAACACGGGTGCCTATGCAGCACATGGTCATGGTATTGTCTACAATATGTCAGCTCAATTTCCGAATCTTTATCCTACAGATAATATTTCTTTTAAAGGAACGAGTGTTTATACGAATATTCCAGTTGCTTCAGCAATGCGTTCTTATGGAATATCTCAATTGAATTTTGCAATGGAATCCCATATGGATAATATTGCCAAAAAAATGGGGATGGATCCAATAGAACTTAGGAGAAGGAATATTATTAAGTTGGGATTTAAAGATCCACAGAATTACTTTACGATTGATTCTTGTGGTGTTGAAGAGTGCATTCGTATAGGGGAAAATCTTACAAACTGGAAAAAGAAACGGGCTAGGTATGCCAAAGAGACGGGAGAGTTTAAGAAGGGCCTAGGTATGGCTTGTTTCTCGTACGGAAGTAACACATTTCCATTTAACGAAGAAATCGCTGGTGCACGCATCAAGTTGAACGAGGATGGCTCAGCTACTTTATTCATAGGGGCATCTGAGATTGGTCAAGGTAGTAATACAGTTATGGCTCAGATTGCGGCTGAAGAACTGGGTATCTCGTATAATCGAGTAAAAGTGATTTCTGTAGATACAGATATTTGCCCCTTTGATTTGGGGGCGTACGCTTCACGCCAAACGAATATGACGGGAGCGGCTGTATATAAAGCTGCCGTTATGTGTCGTGAAGATTTGCTTAAATATACGGCTGAAGCGATGAAAGTTGATGTAGATACGCTTATAGCTAGAGATGATTGGATTTGGGATAAGAATACAGATGAAAAACTGATTGAAATCTCGAAGGCTGCGATGAATGCCTATTATCATCATAGTAATCCGATTGCAATAAGCCATGAGATTTACCATAAACCGAATAATGATCCATTGTCCTTTGGAGCTGTATTTGTTGACGTGGCGGTAGACTCCTTGACTGGTAAGATAAATATCAAAAAAATATGGGCCATCCATGATTCAGGAACCATAATTAATCATAAACAAGCAGAGGGGCAAGTTGAAGGTGGCGTGTCTATGGGCTTGGCTTACGGGCTTTCTGAACAAATCTTGATTGATCCCAAAACTGGTAAAGTGCTTAATGATAATCTACTAGATTACAAGATACCTACTGTAATGGATATGCCAGAATTAGATGTTATATTTGTTGAAACGAATGAACCGTCGACTGCGTATGGACAAAAATCATTAGGAGAACCGCCAGTTGTTTCTGTCGCACCAGCCATTCGCAATGCAGTTCTGAATGCATTGGGTGTCCCTTTAAATGAAATTCCATTAACTCCACAACGAGTATTTGAGGGTCTTACTAAGATGCAGGAGGCATAG
- a CDS encoding amidohydrolase family protein: protein MGKTLFKNCKTIITCDAQDRVLYGHDILVDGKRIIQIDKNISSDEAEIIDAKDLFIYPGLINTHHHLLQAFSRNIPEIQSYELFDWLMYLYEVWKNVDSKFIYLSSQVAMGELLKYGCTTNFDQHFAFPQGKGRDLIDRQMDAAEELGIRFYAGRSCFTRTQKNGGLPPDELGETTQQFIDDCERLIDTYHDASDFSMRQVAVAPCSPFSVDTEVMVESVKLARAKGVRLHTHLCETIDEEKYCLETYGKRPLAWAHECGFTGPDVWYAHGIHFTDEEVAFLGETQTGVCHCPVSNMKLSSGVCKVPLMLKHEVPLGLGVDGCGSNDASNLLSEIRIAYLLHRLNSSNLAPTGYDVLKIATNGSAKVLGRTDIGSLTVGKAADLFALDVNKLEFAGALLDPASFLGTIGYARPVKLTMVNGKIVYCDGELIGIDEEKIHAQAEAEVAKIYKNL, encoded by the coding sequence ATGGGAAAAACACTATTTAAAAATTGTAAAACGATTATTACTTGTGATGCTCAAGACCGTGTGTTGTATGGACATGATATTTTGGTTGACGGTAAGCGGATTATCCAGATTGATAAAAATATTTCTTCTGACGAGGCTGAAATCATCGATGCCAAAGATCTATTTATTTATCCAGGTTTAATTAATACACACCACCATTTATTGCAGGCTTTTTCAAGGAACATCCCTGAAATTCAATCATATGAGCTTTTTGATTGGCTAATGTATCTATATGAGGTATGGAAAAATGTAGATTCAAAATTTATTTATCTTAGTTCCCAAGTAGCTATGGGAGAACTATTGAAGTATGGATGTACGACAAACTTTGACCAACATTTTGCATTCCCACAAGGAAAGGGACGAGATTTAATTGATCGTCAGATGGATGCTGCCGAAGAACTAGGTATTCGTTTTTACGCAGGCAGAAGTTGTTTTACCCGCACTCAGAAGAACGGAGGCCTTCCTCCCGATGAATTGGGAGAAACTACCCAGCAGTTTATAGATGACTGCGAACGTCTTATCGATACATATCACGATGCAAGTGATTTTTCAATGAGACAAGTGGCTGTGGCTCCCTGCTCTCCGTTTTCTGTAGATACGGAAGTAATGGTGGAATCGGTTAAACTTGCTAGAGCAAAGGGTGTACGATTACATACACATTTATGTGAGACAATTGACGAGGAAAAATACTGTTTGGAAACCTATGGTAAGCGTCCATTAGCTTGGGCGCATGAGTGTGGATTTACAGGTCCGGATGTCTGGTATGCGCATGGAATACATTTTACCGATGAAGAAGTAGCTTTCCTAGGAGAAACTCAAACAGGTGTTTGCCATTGCCCAGTATCCAATATGAAATTGTCATCTGGTGTTTGCAAGGTCCCCTTGATGCTCAAACATGAGGTTCCTCTGGGACTAGGTGTTGACGGCTGTGGTAGCAATGATGCTTCTAACTTGTTGTCTGAAATTCGTATTGCATATCTATTGCACCGTTTGAATTCTAGTAACCTAGCACCGACTGGGTATGATGTTCTGAAAATTGCTACGAATGGTAGTGCCAAAGTTTTGGGCCGAACTGATATTGGCTCACTAACGGTTGGCAAGGCCGCTGATTTATTCGCTTTGGATGTAAACAAATTGGAATTTGCTGGTGCATTATTAGATCCAGCATCATTTCTTGGTACAATTGGCTATGCGAGACCAGTAAAACTTACCATGGTCAATGGAAAAATTGTATACTGTGATGGGGAACTTATTGGTATTGATGAAGAAAAGATTCATGCGCAAGCAGAGGCTGAAGTGGCAAAAATCTACAAGAACCTTTAG
- the istA gene encoding IS21 family transposase — MLTITHINYIRELYHVEGLRYSEIVKRTNCNYRTVKKYIEKEDYNENNHKVQRKKRSDSIRPIVREILLEDLERHPKQRHTATRIYARLSEEYPDKLKVSERTVRTVVKEEKQKVYGNKKAYLDLQHPGAEAQIDFGMVKVYEDGVLKKLHELVLSFPYSNARLLQITRSETRESLMEAMVDIFRHIGCVPRCIWFDQMAAAAIRKKDDKGKPEVTEQFLRFAMHHGFEVRFCNPNSGHEKGNVENSVGYLRRNLLVPEPRFTSLEDYNKSLLQRAAALMQKKHYQKEETIAELFEAEKEKCSPLPRVVFDTARYEIRRVNKYGYIQYEKVTYSVSPKCVGDHVSLRVTATRIEIFTKDLQKKLCSHTRSYIKGSESIHWVDFIDVMKTRPRALKYSGIYGLLPTNWQTYLESCDNAELKESLGILRMIMLTDDLAFAKKVMDAAGKHTAISSQSLYLAYKRLKENVNTFCGSIAVAKDLPPYQVSIDAYDSLLGGMCHE; from the coding sequence GTGCTGACAATTACCCACATCAATTATATACGAGAACTCTATCATGTTGAAGGACTTAGATATAGTGAAATCGTAAAACGGACAAATTGCAATTATCGCACTGTTAAGAAATACATCGAGAAAGAGGACTACAACGAGAACAATCATAAAGTACAACGAAAGAAGCGGAGTGATTCCATACGCCCCATCGTTCGCGAGATACTCTTAGAAGACCTGGAACGCCATCCAAAGCAAAGGCACACTGCCACCAGGATTTACGCCCGCCTTTCGGAGGAATATCCAGACAAATTGAAAGTCTCTGAGAGAACCGTACGAACGGTGGTCAAGGAAGAAAAACAGAAGGTCTATGGCAACAAGAAAGCCTACCTAGATCTGCAACATCCTGGAGCAGAAGCTCAGATAGATTTCGGGATGGTCAAGGTCTACGAAGATGGCGTACTCAAAAAACTCCATGAGCTCGTGCTGTCGTTTCCCTATTCCAATGCTAGGTTGCTTCAGATAACCAGAAGCGAAACCAGGGAATCCCTGATGGAAGCCATGGTAGATATTTTCAGGCACATAGGCTGTGTACCCCGATGCATCTGGTTTGACCAGATGGCAGCAGCTGCCATCCGGAAGAAGGATGACAAAGGGAAACCGGAAGTGACTGAACAATTCCTTCGATTCGCCATGCATCATGGTTTCGAAGTTAGGTTCTGCAACCCGAATAGCGGCCACGAGAAAGGTAACGTCGAAAACAGCGTCGGGTATCTTAGAAGGAACCTCTTGGTTCCTGAGCCACGGTTCACATCCCTTGAGGACTACAACAAATCTCTGTTACAACGGGCGGCCGCTCTGATGCAGAAAAAGCATTACCAAAAAGAAGAAACCATCGCCGAACTGTTTGAGGCGGAAAAGGAGAAATGTTCTCCTCTTCCTAGGGTGGTATTCGATACTGCCCGCTACGAAATTAGACGAGTCAACAAATATGGCTATATCCAGTACGAAAAGGTTACCTACTCCGTTTCACCCAAGTGCGTCGGAGACCATGTGAGTTTAAGGGTTACAGCTACACGCATAGAAATATTCACTAAGGATCTACAAAAGAAACTGTGCTCGCATACTAGGAGCTACATAAAAGGTTCTGAATCCATCCACTGGGTGGACTTCATCGATGTAATGAAGACCAGGCCTAGAGCGCTCAAATATTCCGGTATCTATGGTCTTCTCCCAACCAACTGGCAGACTTATCTGGAAAGCTGCGACAATGCAGAGCTCAAGGAGTCCCTGGGCATACTCAGGATGATTATGCTGACAGATGATTTGGCTTTTGCTAAGAAGGTCATGGATGCGGCTGGTAAGCATACAGCCATATCTTCTCAATCACTGTATCTTGCATACAAGAGACTGAAGGAGAATGTCAACACCTTCTGTGGGAGTATAGCGGTTGCTAAAGACCTGCCACCCTACCAGGTAAGCATAGATGCCTACGACTCACTCCTAGGAGGCATGTGTCATGAATGA
- the istB gene encoding IS21-like element helper ATPase IstB, with protein MNERIEFYQKKLRLSRSLHEIYPEIVAETHEKFLEELLEKMHQDRLEKQRLRNLKAAGFGVQKTLTDYRFDDIQFPERLNRESLLDLNFLEDTQNLILYGSVGTGKTHLAIGLGVNAINQGRKAVFYRVHDLIQLLEEAKGRKLASLYKKIDDAELLILDEWGYLPLHQEGARLLFDIVSRCYEYKSIIITTNIEFSKWKGFLFDEKLTAAIVDRLVHHSHMLLFTGESYRMRNSLMK; from the coding sequence ATGAATGAGCGGATTGAATTCTACCAGAAAAAGCTTAGGCTTTCGCGTTCCTTACATGAGATTTATCCGGAAATTGTTGCAGAAACCCATGAGAAGTTCCTGGAAGAACTACTAGAGAAAATGCACCAGGACCGCTTGGAGAAGCAGCGCCTACGGAACCTTAAGGCTGCAGGCTTCGGAGTACAAAAAACACTGACCGATTACCGATTCGATGACATACAGTTCCCGGAGAGGCTAAATCGCGAGTCTCTCTTGGATTTAAACTTTCTTGAGGACACTCAGAATCTCATCCTATATGGCTCTGTCGGCACCGGCAAGACGCACCTTGCCATTGGGCTTGGTGTGAATGCCATTAACCAAGGTAGGAAAGCAGTTTTCTACCGGGTGCATGACTTAATCCAATTACTGGAAGAGGCCAAAGGTCGAAAGCTAGCCTCGCTCTACAAGAAGATTGACGATGCGGAGCTTCTAATCCTGGACGAATGGGGTTATCTCCCTTTGCACCAAGAAGGCGCCCGGCTCCTTTTCGACATCGTATCCAGATGCTACGAATACAAGAGCATCATAATTACGACCAACATTGAATTTAGCAAATGGAAGGGCTTCCTGTTTGATGAAAAGCTGACAGCAGCCATTGTGGATCGCTTGGTCCACCACTCCCATATGCTTTTATTTACAGGTGAAAGTTACCGTATGCGTAACTCCCTGATGAAGTAG
- a CDS encoding TolC family protein, with protein sequence MNKFVKKTTVAILLGSLIMSLGILTPIALAEEADIELTPDSLSLEESIEYTLEHSEDLALIYDKVELSKQALDEAQDQYNELQRGELNTSSMDNLKRALINNQYYIMSAQLDYDKAIEEYESAKEQISYDATQKFYQLLLAQDNLESATTSYTRAQDSLKIVNLKYQLGDATSLDVVQAKNSLVEAENDMQTQKESLHIKQMEWYLFLGLSYDEDVQSEGTWTNLSIPDLTEFVNPSEFGEVVEESFTVKSAAEELDLEALQYESFLNIYRKVNKDYEQYKYQYDQAENSYQESLNQTWLSIYSDYYNLQEKNRSYLESEANLAYQEDIYRLQELKYSLGEVSLDSLLSAEQTLYKTTLQNNQQKMELLLLALDWQNQYQ encoded by the coding sequence ATGAATAAATTTGTTAAAAAAACGACGGTGGCAATACTCCTCGGGAGCCTTATAATGAGTCTAGGTATCTTGACACCAATTGCTTTAGCAGAGGAAGCGGATATTGAGCTAACGCCAGATAGTTTGAGTCTAGAGGAATCCATCGAATACACTCTGGAACATTCTGAAGATTTGGCTCTTATTTATGACAAAGTAGAGCTGAGCAAACAGGCTTTGGACGAAGCACAAGATCAATATAACGAATTACAACGAGGTGAACTGAATACGAGTAGTATGGACAATCTGAAAAGAGCATTGATTAACAATCAATACTACATCATGTCGGCTCAGTTAGATTATGATAAGGCTATTGAAGAGTATGAGTCTGCAAAGGAACAAATTTCCTATGATGCGACCCAAAAGTTTTATCAATTGCTTCTTGCTCAGGATAATTTAGAAAGTGCGACAACTTCTTATACCCGAGCTCAAGATAGCTTGAAAATTGTGAATCTTAAGTATCAACTGGGCGATGCAACATCGCTTGATGTGGTTCAAGCAAAGAATAGCCTTGTGGAAGCAGAAAACGATATGCAAACTCAAAAAGAAAGCTTACACATTAAACAAATGGAGTGGTATTTGTTTCTAGGTCTATCCTATGATGAAGATGTTCAGTCGGAAGGAACTTGGACAAATCTTTCAATACCAGATCTTACGGAATTTGTTAATCCTTCTGAATTTGGCGAAGTAGTGGAAGAAAGTTTCACAGTCAAATCGGCTGCAGAAGAGCTTGACTTAGAAGCACTTCAGTACGAAAGTTTCCTTAATATTTATAGAAAAGTAAACAAAGATTACGAACAATACAAATACCAATATGATCAGGCGGAGAATAGTTATCAAGAAAGCCTCAACCAGACTTGGCTATCCATATATAGTGATTACTACAACTTACAGGAAAAGAATCGGAGCTATCTAGAAAGTGAAGCAAACCTAGCTTACCAAGAAGATATTTACCGTTTACAAGAATTAAAATATTCCTTAGGCGAAGTATCACTAGATAGTCTACTTAGCGCTGAGCAGACCTTGTATAAAACTACACTTCAGAATAATCAGCAAAAGATGGAACTACTATTGCTAGCTCTAGATTGGCAAAACCAGTATCAATAG
- a CDS encoding ABC transporter permease, which translates to MKLFELIKSALYSLWSSKTRTALSMLGIIIGISSVIVIIGFSEGQSQSIEEQFASSGANRLSVSISGQVARSVEFTEEDISMLKLAYADRINLISPSMSETGSYTLNREDYTINATGTNGDYDEIYDLDIMYGDYFTDEDVTRKSDIIVLDNLFAADIFGTEDAVGETILIDYGGYKREYTIIGIYESDEDSGAYTDDTNKTIYVPYTSFPTYSGTFNKLEIDLMDSDSITEDSEAIVETLEKIHNNEGEEDYRTFSLSSIADMMETVMSTLTLVLVAIAAISLLVGGIGVMNIMLVSVTERTREIGIRKAIGAKRGDILIQFVIESIVITGLGGALGVLIGIAILAWTTPIVGVPLVISFWAIGLAVGFSSLLGVFFGIYPAYRASSLAPVDALRYE; encoded by the coding sequence ATGAAGCTATTTGAATTAATTAAAAGTGCTTTATATAGCCTTTGGAGTAGTAAGACTAGAACTGCTTTGTCAATGCTTGGAATCATAATTGGTATTTCCTCCGTAATCGTTATTATTGGATTTTCGGAAGGGCAAAGTCAATCCATTGAGGAACAGTTTGCTTCTTCGGGCGCGAATCGCCTGTCCGTGTCAATTTCAGGCCAGGTAGCACGTAGCGTAGAATTCACAGAAGAAGATATCAGCATGTTAAAGCTAGCTTATGCTGACCGTATTAATCTAATATCCCCAAGCATGAGTGAAACTGGAAGTTATACGTTAAATCGCGAAGACTATACCATCAATGCTACTGGTACAAATGGAGATTATGATGAAATATACGATTTAGATATTATGTATGGTGATTATTTCACTGATGAAGATGTAACAAGAAAATCTGACATTATCGTTTTGGACAATTTATTTGCAGCGGATATATTTGGCACGGAAGATGCAGTAGGTGAAACGATATTGATTGATTATGGTGGATATAAGCGAGAGTATACAATCATTGGTATATATGAGTCTGATGAAGACAGTGGTGCGTATACGGATGATACCAACAAAACCATTTATGTGCCCTATACGAGTTTTCCAACATACAGTGGTACTTTCAATAAATTGGAAATAGATCTTATGGATTCAGATTCAATAACAGAAGATAGTGAAGCCATTGTTGAGACATTGGAGAAAATTCACAATAATGAAGGTGAGGAAGATTATCGGACATTTTCTTTATCTAGCATTGCAGATATGATGGAAACCGTTATGAGTACCTTGACGTTGGTTTTAGTGGCGATTGCAGCTATTTCACTATTGGTTGGTGGAATAGGCGTAATGAATATAATGTTGGTCAGTGTAACTGAGAGAACGAGAGAAATTGGTATTCGAAAGGCAATTGGAGCTAAACGAGGCGATATCTTAATTCAATTTGTTATTGAGTCCATTGTTATTACAGGACTTGGTGGGGCCCTAGGCGTTCTCATTGGCATTGCAATACTGGCTTGGACCACACCCATAGTAGGTGTTCCGCTGGTGATTTCATTCTGGGCTATCGGATTGGCAGTCGGTTTCTCCAGTTTATTGGGTGTGTTCTTTGGAATTTATCCAGCCTATCGTGCATCATCTTTGGCACCAGTTGATGCTTTGCGCTATGAATAG
- a CDS encoding ABC transporter ATP-binding protein, with product MIKVNKINKTYHTGSISFQALKDVSFEIKKGEYTSIMGHSGSGKSTLMNILGCLDVFDDGEYVLDGINMSDVKNKTLSSIRCEKIGFVFQSYNLLPKLTALANVELPMMYAGIEKTERRTRALDLLDQVGLVEKAKNKPTEMSGGQKQRVAIARALANEPAILLADEPTGNLDTASGDEILKVFQDINDKGVTIVMVTHEPEVAVHTKRVITFKDGMILADEQMKQIRLELA from the coding sequence ATGATTAAAGTAAACAAAATCAATAAGACGTATCATACAGGCTCTATCAGTTTTCAGGCATTAAAAGATGTTTCTTTTGAAATTAAAAAAGGGGAGTACACTTCCATCATGGGACATTCAGGCTCTGGAAAATCTACTCTGATGAATATTTTAGGATGTTTGGATGTTTTTGATGATGGCGAATATGTATTAGATGGTATTAATATGTCTGATGTGAAAAACAAGACTCTTTCGAGTATTCGTTGCGAAAAGATAGGATTCGTATTCCAATCCTACAATCTTTTACCGAAATTGACAGCGCTCGCAAATGTGGAACTCCCTATGATGTATGCTGGGATAGAAAAAACAGAGAGAAGAACTCGTGCGTTAGATCTACTGGACCAAGTTGGTTTGGTAGAAAAAGCAAAGAATAAACCTACAGAGATGTCTGGAGGACAGAAGCAACGAGTGGCTATAGCTCGTGCTTTGGCTAATGAACCGGCTATTCTTTTAGCAGATGAACCGACAGGAAATTTGGACACGGCTTCCGGTGATGAAATTCTCAAAGTTTTTCAGGATATTAATGATAAGGGTGTAACTATTGTTATGGTTACACATGAGCCTGAGGTAGCTGTACATACAAAAAGAGTTATTACTTTTAAGGACGGGATGATTTTAGCTGATGAACAGATGAAGCAGATTAGATTGGAGTTGGCCTAG
- a CDS encoding efflux RND transporter periplasmic adaptor subunit, with protein MTKKSKKKKWIIAIVIIVIVIGGLFGWNMFRNNSSTATVSDNIGQENLIGVVSQMDISDEIYADGFLEMESESVYMETDGIVEEVLVEEGEYVEEGQILLRLERDDIAEDIEDATISLSDAYSSYETAKRNADIAETLYAEGGVTQNEVLSKQETLSKSYNAYLTKKNTLERLNEDYDNMEVKAVASGTLLNMVPSVSDKVLEDSEIAVIAVSEKMTLTADIEEYDIPFVSVGSSATVTVSALDKDYEGTVVSIAPVATSGTVSTVEAVIELNEADDALIPGYSVEVSINSVDLNDVTVVPYTAIRTINEQDVIFLVQDDNTLKMQSVETGYEDVLYTQIMNDELVGQKIIRTALSTMQDGMTLEEAITLSSESTTSEGDTSLMMMPGAGAGGGTAGGERPERKAE; from the coding sequence ATGACAAAAAAGAGTAAAAAGAAAAAGTGGATTATTGCTATCGTGATCATAGTAATTGTTATAGGTGGCTTGTTTGGCTGGAACATGTTCCGCAACAATAGTAGCACTGCCACAGTATCCGACAACATTGGGCAGGAAAACCTAATTGGAGTAGTTTCACAAATGGATATTTCAGATGAAATCTACGCAGATGGTTTTCTCGAAATGGAGTCAGAGAGTGTCTATATGGAAACAGACGGGATTGTGGAAGAAGTTTTAGTAGAAGAAGGAGAATATGTTGAGGAAGGACAGATTTTGTTGCGCCTTGAAAGAGATGATATAGCTGAAGATATTGAGGATGCAACGATTTCTCTTTCAGATGCATATAGTAGCTACGAAACTGCAAAACGCAATGCAGATATTGCAGAGACTCTTTATGCCGAAGGCGGTGTTACACAAAATGAAGTACTATCTAAACAAGAGACATTATCAAAAAGTTATAATGCATATTTAACTAAAAAGAATACTCTAGAACGACTAAACGAGGATTATGACAACATGGAAGTAAAGGCTGTGGCTAGTGGAACTTTACTTAACATGGTTCCATCAGTTTCAGATAAGGTCTTGGAGGATTCCGAGATTGCAGTAATTGCAGTTTCAGAGAAGATGACTTTAACTGCCGATATCGAGGAATATGATATTCCTTTTGTATCAGTTGGCAGTTCTGCGACAGTTACTGTTTCAGCATTGGATAAGGATTATGAAGGCACTGTGGTATCGATTGCTCCTGTTGCCACTAGTGGGACTGTGTCTACGGTGGAAGCAGTCATTGAACTTAATGAGGCAGATGACGCATTAATTCCTGGTTATTCGGTGGAAGTAAGTATTAACTCTGTGGATCTAAACGATGTAACGGTAGTACCATATACGGCAATTCGAACAATCAATGAACAAGATGTAATATTTTTGGTGCAGGATGATAATACTTTAAAAATGCAAAGCGTGGAGACTGGATACGAGGATGTCCTGTATACACAAATCATGAATGATGAATTGGTTGGTCAAAAAATAATTCGCACAGCTTTATCTACTATGCAGGATGGTATGACATTAGAGGAAGCAATAACACTTAGCAGCGAGTCAACGACATCAGAAGGCGATACTAGTTTGATGATGATGCCTGGTGCAGGCGCAGGTGGTGGAACTGCTGGTGGTGAACGTCCTGAGAGGAAAGCAGAATGA